A genomic segment from Etheostoma spectabile isolate EspeVRDwgs_2016 chromosome 11, UIUC_Espe_1.0, whole genome shotgun sequence encodes:
- the smarcal1 gene encoding SWI/SNF-related matrix-associated actin-dependent regulator of chromatin subfamily A-like protein 1 isoform X3 — MSTQLTAEQQRKIEENRRRALERRAQRLGQTISSDTQTSKQSVASDPATLAQHTASAPKRFVPPFKQDSPSFNNYKQGPKQQQQQQLSATSNQIYQSDSASTRQIKVIDPLPHTRNQHVSSPVVSSGGNFGVPQPVRPKPNLPSNSSGGAVGPFYKQTSKPVQSPVAQLPFNSSTLNAVPAKKPVISVRGKCAAHTEGRFRVEVGYHTELIAVFKSIPSKNYDPATKMWNFSLEDYHQLMVEAAAIASVSLRPLEGMEPVDVAAATGRACDGATLGALLKLCNGWQKPGATVQGQCVLVSPTKFEVNVGYHVDIIAAFKQMPTKNYDMKTRKWSFSIEDYKKLLDLLSGIAAVEVEPLPRAVVQAFSSRFDGTEARSLAVPEADLSTIDPSLTCSLMPFQREGVNFAVSKQGRLLLADDMGLGKTVQAICIAAYYRSEWPLLVVAPSSVRFTWAEAFRRWLPSLSPDRINVVVKARDNLRSGLVNIISYDLLSRMDKQQPGNSFNVLIMDESHFLKNMKTARCKAALPLLKAAKRVILLSGTPAMSRPSELYTQILAVRPTLFPRFHEFGMRYCNATQKRKEKEALLIFYNHTAEAKLQAIMEYITDMLECGRERFLVFAHHKLVLDHIVTELVKKNVSHIRIDGSTPSAERQQLCEKFQYSTKTCVAVLSITAANMGLTLHSADLVVFAELFWNPGILVQAEDRVHRIGQTSNVNIHYLVAKGTADDHLWPMIQEKMNVLEQVGLSESNLSDKAVNASFHSKDPNQRSIMEMFQRSFTADDDIDEVILLEAVNHWEDTPP; from the exons ATGTCTACTCAGCTGACTGCAGAGCAGCAGCGAAAGATTGAGGAAAACAGACGGAGGGCTTTGGAGAGAAGAGCCCAAAGACTTGGACAGACCATTAGCAGCGATACCCAGACCTCTAAACAGAGCGTTGCTTCGGATCCTGCTACCCTGGCTCAACACACAGCTTCTGCACCAAAACGGTTTGTCCCGCCCTTCAAACAAGACTCACCTAGCTTCAATAACTACAAGCAAGGcccaaagcagcagcagcagcagcagttatCTGCTACTAGCAACCAAATCTACCAGAGTGACTCTGCTTCTACGAGACAG ATAAAAGTCATTGACCCACTTCCTCACACAAGAAATCAGCATGTGAGCAGCCCTGTTGTGTCTAGTGGAGGAAACTTTGGTGTGCCACAGCCTGTTCGCCCCAAACCTAACCTCCCCTCTAATAGCTCTGGTGGTGCAGTAGGCCCATTCTACAAGCAAACTAGTAAACCTGTCCAAAGTCCTGTGGCACAGCTGCCCTTCAACTCATCAACTTTGAATGCTGTACCTGCAAAAAAGCCTGTCATCTCTGTAAGAGGAAAATGTGCAGCTCACACAGAGGGCCGCTTCAGAGTAGAAGTGGGGTACCACACAGAGCTGATTGCTGTTTTTAAATCCATCCCCTCAAAGAACTATG ACCCTGCCACAAAGATGTGGAACTTCAGCCTGGAGGACTATCACCAGCTAA TGGTGGAAGCAGCTGCTATTGCCTCTGTGTCTTTGAGGCCTCTGGAGGGAATGGAGCCAGTGGACGTCGCAGCTGCCACTGGCCGAGCTTGTGACGGTGCGACACTGGGGGCGCTGCTGAAGCTGTGCAATGGCTGGCAGAAACCTGGAGCCACTGTGCAGGGCCAGTGCGTCCTGGTGTCTCCGACAAAGTTTGAGGTTAACGTCGGTTACCATGTCGACATCATTGCAGCATTCAAGCAGATGCCAACAAAGAACTATG ACATGAAAACAAGAAAGTGGAGCTTTTCAATTGAGGATTACAAGAAACTCT TGGATCTCCTCAGTGGGATAGCAGCAGTGGAGGTGGAGCCTCTGCCTAGGGCAGTAGTCCAGGCTTTCTCTTCCAGGTTTGACGGGACTGAAGCCAGGTCTTTAGCCGTCCCCGAAGCAGACCTCTCCACCATCGACCCCTCGCTCACCTGCAGCCTTATGCCCTTCCAGAGGGAAGGAGTCAA TTTTGCGGTGTCTAAACAAGGCCGTCTCCTCCTGGCAGATGACATGGGTCTGGGAAAGACGGTGCAGGCCATCTGTATAGCAGCCTACTACAGGTCCGAGTGGCCCTTGCTGGTGGTGGCTCCCTCCTCTGTGCGATTCACCTGGGCCGAG GCCTTCAGACGCTGGCTCCCCTCCCTGAGTCCGGACCGCATCAACGTGGTGGTGAAGGCCAGAGACAATCTGCGTTCTGGTTTGGTCAACATCATCAGCTACGATCTGCTGAGCAGGATGGACAAGCAGCAGCCAGGGAACTCCTTCAATGTTCTCATCATG GATGAGTCTCACTTTCTGAAGAACATGAAGACTGCTCGTTGTAAAGCAGCCTTGCCTCTGCTGAAG gCAGCAAAGAGAGTGATTCTTCTGTCTGGGACCCCTGCAATGTCCAGACCCTCTGAGCTCTACACCCAGATTCTGGCAGTCAGACCTACACTCTTCCCTCGCTTCCATGAGTTTGGGATGCGCTACTGCAATGCCACACAG aaaaggaaagagaaggAAGCCCTGCTCATCTTTTATAACCACACAGCTGAAGCCAAGCTGCAAGCCATTAT GGAGTACATCACAGACATGCTGGAGTGTGGGAGGGAGAGGTTTCTAGTGTTTGCCCATCATAAGTTAGTCCTGGATCATATCGTCACCGAACTAGTAAAAAAG AATGTCAGTCACATCCGTATTGATGGGTCCACTCCTTCAGCTGAAAGGCAACAGCTGTGTGAGAAGTTCCAGTACTCGACTAAGACCTGTGTGGCTGTGCTGTCCATCACTGCAGCTAACATGGGTCTCACCCTGCACTCTGCTGACCTGGTGGTCTTCGCTGAGCTTTTCTGGAACCCCGGG aTTCTTGTTCAGGCAGAGGATAGGGTGCACCGTATTGGACAAACCAGCAATGTAAACATTCACTACCTGGTTGCCAAGGGAACAGCTGATGATCACCTGTG gcCAATGATCCAGGAAAAAATGAATGTCTTGGAGCAAGTTGGTCTGTCTGAGTCAAACCTCTCAGACAAAGCGGTGAATGCCAGCTTCCACTCTAAG gaccctAACCAGAGGAGCATCATGGAGATGTTCCAGAGGTCTTTCACTGCAGATGACGACATAGATGAAGTCATCTTATTGGAGGCTGTGAACCATTGGGAGGACACCCCGCCTTAA
- the marchf4b gene encoding E3 ubiquitin-protein ligase MARCH4, whose product MLFFSCTFPWCCEFVAGYSLMLRSQGMLKSRCCVLLGDLRVLLLGPPPTPLPPLTPMSVQATESHETGVTVPDNNNTLTRSHQQAGDRIAPPAAGATGLPSGERPGWVDAAELSAALRGCSSSSDDCSKGKLEERYSLTSYTSGFRTPLCRICFQGPEHGELLSPCRCSGSVRCTHHPCLIKWISERGSWACELCYYKYQVIAISTKNPLQWQAISLTVIEKVQIAAAILGSLFLMASISWLVWSSFSPSARWQRQDLLFQICYGMYGFMDIVCIALIVHEGPSVFRIFHRWQAVNQQWKVLNYDKSLDSDDLKNTTADRTLSLPSPGYQTGVGVSTSTSSLMVVASTADGSTSTTAVTATGGLEIHLDHNNGSAVPDQHYPYNILHLLSHLRQPEARSQPSNSTRELVMRVTTV is encoded by the exons atgctgtttttttcctgcaccTTTCCATGGTGCTGTGAGTTTGTGGCCGGATACAGCTTGATGCTGCGCAGCCAGGGCATGCTGAAGAGCCGCTGTTGCGTCCTGCTCGGTGACCTGAGGGTGCTCCTTCTCGGGCCACCGCCGACACCACTGCCTCCGCTGACCCCCATGAGCGTCCAAGCTACGGAAAGCCATGAAACAGGCGTCACAGTCCCCGACAATAACAACACGCTAACGCGGAGCCACCAGCAAGCAGGGGACCGGATTGCCCCACCTGCAGCAGGAGCCACCGGGCTACCAAGCGGAGAGCGACCGGGTTGGGTCGATGCTGCAGAGCTGTCGGCTGCCCTGCGCGGCTGCAGCAGCTCCTCTGATGACTGCTCAAAGGGCAAACTGGAGGAGAGGTATTCTCTCACCAGCTACACAAGTGGCTTCAGGACTCCCTTGTGCAGGATCTGCTTCCAGGGACCAGAACAT ggGGAGCTCCTGAGCCCATGTCGGTGCAGTGGATCAGTACGTTGCACCCACCATCCCTGCCTCATCAAATGGATCAGTGAGAGAGGTTCCTGGGCCTGTGAGCTCTGCTACTACAAATATCAGGTCATTGCCATCAGCACCAAGAACCCACTACAG TGGCAAGCCATCTCCTTGACAGTGATAGAAAAAGTGCAGATAGCAGCAGCCATCTTGGGCTCCCTGTTCCTGATGGCCAGTATCTCCTGGCTGGTGTGGTCGTCTTTCAGCCCCTCGGCCCGCTGGCAGCGACAAGATCTGCTTTTCCAGATCTGCTATGGCATGTACGGCTTTATGGATATCGTCTGCATTG CACTAATTGTCCACGAGGGACCTTCTGTGTTTCGTATCTTCCACCGCTGGCAGGCCGTGAACCAGCAGTGGAAGGTCCTGAATTATGATAAGTCTTTGGACAGCGATGACCTGAAGAACACCACCGCGGACAGGACTCTGTCTCTGCCCAGCCCAGGCTATCAGACTGGGGTAGGAGtgtccacctccacctcctcgcTGATGGTGGTAGCTTCCACAGCTGATGGCTCAACTTCTACAACCGCGGTGACTGCCACAGGAGGACTGGAAATTCATTTGGACCACAACAACGGCAGTGCAGTGCCAGACCAACACTATCCCTACAACATCCTTCACCTCCTCAGCCACCTCAGGCAGCCGGAAGCCCGCAGCCAACCCAGCAATAGCACACGAGAGCTGGTCATGAGAGTTACTACAGTCTGA
- the smarcal1 gene encoding SWI/SNF-related matrix-associated actin-dependent regulator of chromatin subfamily A-like protein 1 isoform X1 — translation MSTQLTAEQQRKIEENRRRALERRAQRLGQTISSDTQTSKQSVASDPATLAQHTASAPKRFVPPFKQDSPSFNNYKQGPKQQQQQQLSATSNQIYQSDSASTRQIKVIDPLPHTRNQHVSSPVVSSGGNFGVPQPVRPKPNLPSNSSGGAVGPFYKQTSKPVQSPVAQLPFNSSTLNAVPAKKPVISVRGKCAAHTEGRFRVEVGYHTELIAVFKSIPSKNYDPATKMWNFSLEDYHQLMVEAAAIASVSLRPLEGMEPVDVAAATGRACDGATLGALLKLCNGWQKPGATVQGQCVLVSPTKFEVNVGYHVDIIAAFKQMPTKNYDMKTRKWSFSIEDYKKLLDLLSGIAAVEVEPLPRAVVQAFSSRFDGTEARSLAVPEADLSTIDPSLTCSLMPFQREGVNFAVSKQGRLLLADDMGLGKTVQAICIAAYYRSEWPLLVVAPSSVRFTWAEAFRRWLPSLSPDRINVVVKARDNLRSGLVNIISYDLLSRMDKQQPGNSFNVLIMDESHFLKNMKTARCKAALPLLKAAKRVILLSGTPAMSRPSELYTQILAVRPTLFPRFHEFGMRYCNATQLPWGWDYSGSSNLGELKLLLEECLMLRRLKCDVLSQLPAKQRKVVTVTIDGINTRIKAALSAAAKQLASEQSNKRKEKEALLIFYNHTAEAKLQAIMEYITDMLECGRERFLVFAHHKLVLDHIVTELVKKNVSHIRIDGSTPSAERQQLCEKFQYSTKTCVAVLSITAANMGLTLHSADLVVFAELFWNPGILVQAEDRVHRIGQTSNVNIHYLVAKGTADDHLWPMIQEKMNVLEQVGLSESNLSDKAVNASFHSKDPNQRSIMEMFQRSFTADDDIDEVILLEAVNHWEDTPP, via the exons ATGTCTACTCAGCTGACTGCAGAGCAGCAGCGAAAGATTGAGGAAAACAGACGGAGGGCTTTGGAGAGAAGAGCCCAAAGACTTGGACAGACCATTAGCAGCGATACCCAGACCTCTAAACAGAGCGTTGCTTCGGATCCTGCTACCCTGGCTCAACACACAGCTTCTGCACCAAAACGGTTTGTCCCGCCCTTCAAACAAGACTCACCTAGCTTCAATAACTACAAGCAAGGcccaaagcagcagcagcagcagcagttatCTGCTACTAGCAACCAAATCTACCAGAGTGACTCTGCTTCTACGAGACAG ATAAAAGTCATTGACCCACTTCCTCACACAAGAAATCAGCATGTGAGCAGCCCTGTTGTGTCTAGTGGAGGAAACTTTGGTGTGCCACAGCCTGTTCGCCCCAAACCTAACCTCCCCTCTAATAGCTCTGGTGGTGCAGTAGGCCCATTCTACAAGCAAACTAGTAAACCTGTCCAAAGTCCTGTGGCACAGCTGCCCTTCAACTCATCAACTTTGAATGCTGTACCTGCAAAAAAGCCTGTCATCTCTGTAAGAGGAAAATGTGCAGCTCACACAGAGGGCCGCTTCAGAGTAGAAGTGGGGTACCACACAGAGCTGATTGCTGTTTTTAAATCCATCCCCTCAAAGAACTATG ACCCTGCCACAAAGATGTGGAACTTCAGCCTGGAGGACTATCACCAGCTAA TGGTGGAAGCAGCTGCTATTGCCTCTGTGTCTTTGAGGCCTCTGGAGGGAATGGAGCCAGTGGACGTCGCAGCTGCCACTGGCCGAGCTTGTGACGGTGCGACACTGGGGGCGCTGCTGAAGCTGTGCAATGGCTGGCAGAAACCTGGAGCCACTGTGCAGGGCCAGTGCGTCCTGGTGTCTCCGACAAAGTTTGAGGTTAACGTCGGTTACCATGTCGACATCATTGCAGCATTCAAGCAGATGCCAACAAAGAACTATG ACATGAAAACAAGAAAGTGGAGCTTTTCAATTGAGGATTACAAGAAACTCT TGGATCTCCTCAGTGGGATAGCAGCAGTGGAGGTGGAGCCTCTGCCTAGGGCAGTAGTCCAGGCTTTCTCTTCCAGGTTTGACGGGACTGAAGCCAGGTCTTTAGCCGTCCCCGAAGCAGACCTCTCCACCATCGACCCCTCGCTCACCTGCAGCCTTATGCCCTTCCAGAGGGAAGGAGTCAA TTTTGCGGTGTCTAAACAAGGCCGTCTCCTCCTGGCAGATGACATGGGTCTGGGAAAGACGGTGCAGGCCATCTGTATAGCAGCCTACTACAGGTCCGAGTGGCCCTTGCTGGTGGTGGCTCCCTCCTCTGTGCGATTCACCTGGGCCGAG GCCTTCAGACGCTGGCTCCCCTCCCTGAGTCCGGACCGCATCAACGTGGTGGTGAAGGCCAGAGACAATCTGCGTTCTGGTTTGGTCAACATCATCAGCTACGATCTGCTGAGCAGGATGGACAAGCAGCAGCCAGGGAACTCCTTCAATGTTCTCATCATG GATGAGTCTCACTTTCTGAAGAACATGAAGACTGCTCGTTGTAAAGCAGCCTTGCCTCTGCTGAAG gCAGCAAAGAGAGTGATTCTTCTGTCTGGGACCCCTGCAATGTCCAGACCCTCTGAGCTCTACACCCAGATTCTGGCAGTCAGACCTACACTCTTCCCTCGCTTCCATGAGTTTGGGATGCGCTACTGCAATGCCACACAG TTGCCTTGGGGGTGGGACTACTCAGGCTCATCTAACCTTGGGGAGTTGAAGCTGTTGCTGGAGGAGTGTCTGATGTTGCGCCGCCTTAAGTGCGACGTCCTCTCCCAGCTTCCCGCTAAACAACGCAAGGTCGTCACTGTGACCATAGATGGGATCAACACCCGCATAAAAGCTGCTCTGTCAGCTGCTGCCAAGCAGTTGGCCAGTGAACAGAGCAAT aaaaggaaagagaaggAAGCCCTGCTCATCTTTTATAACCACACAGCTGAAGCCAAGCTGCAAGCCATTAT GGAGTACATCACAGACATGCTGGAGTGTGGGAGGGAGAGGTTTCTAGTGTTTGCCCATCATAAGTTAGTCCTGGATCATATCGTCACCGAACTAGTAAAAAAG AATGTCAGTCACATCCGTATTGATGGGTCCACTCCTTCAGCTGAAAGGCAACAGCTGTGTGAGAAGTTCCAGTACTCGACTAAGACCTGTGTGGCTGTGCTGTCCATCACTGCAGCTAACATGGGTCTCACCCTGCACTCTGCTGACCTGGTGGTCTTCGCTGAGCTTTTCTGGAACCCCGGG aTTCTTGTTCAGGCAGAGGATAGGGTGCACCGTATTGGACAAACCAGCAATGTAAACATTCACTACCTGGTTGCCAAGGGAACAGCTGATGATCACCTGTG gcCAATGATCCAGGAAAAAATGAATGTCTTGGAGCAAGTTGGTCTGTCTGAGTCAAACCTCTCAGACAAAGCGGTGAATGCCAGCTTCCACTCTAAG gaccctAACCAGAGGAGCATCATGGAGATGTTCCAGAGGTCTTTCACTGCAGATGACGACATAGATGAAGTCATCTTATTGGAGGCTGTGAACCATTGGGAGGACACCCCGCCTTAA
- the smarcal1 gene encoding SWI/SNF-related matrix-associated actin-dependent regulator of chromatin subfamily A-like protein 1 isoform X2, producing MLAGEATVTLQTSKQSVASDPATLAQHTASAPKRFVPPFKQDSPSFNNYKQGPKQQQQQQLSATSNQIYQSDSASTRQIKVIDPLPHTRNQHVSSPVVSSGGNFGVPQPVRPKPNLPSNSSGGAVGPFYKQTSKPVQSPVAQLPFNSSTLNAVPAKKPVISVRGKCAAHTEGRFRVEVGYHTELIAVFKSIPSKNYDPATKMWNFSLEDYHQLMVEAAAIASVSLRPLEGMEPVDVAAATGRACDGATLGALLKLCNGWQKPGATVQGQCVLVSPTKFEVNVGYHVDIIAAFKQMPTKNYDMKTRKWSFSIEDYKKLLDLLSGIAAVEVEPLPRAVVQAFSSRFDGTEARSLAVPEADLSTIDPSLTCSLMPFQREGVNFAVSKQGRLLLADDMGLGKTVQAICIAAYYRSEWPLLVVAPSSVRFTWAEAFRRWLPSLSPDRINVVVKARDNLRSGLVNIISYDLLSRMDKQQPGNSFNVLIMDESHFLKNMKTARCKAALPLLKAAKRVILLSGTPAMSRPSELYTQILAVRPTLFPRFHEFGMRYCNATQLPWGWDYSGSSNLGELKLLLEECLMLRRLKCDVLSQLPAKQRKVVTVTIDGINTRIKAALSAAAKQLASEQSNKRKEKEALLIFYNHTAEAKLQAIMEYITDMLECGRERFLVFAHHKLVLDHIVTELVKKNVSHIRIDGSTPSAERQQLCEKFQYSTKTCVAVLSITAANMGLTLHSADLVVFAELFWNPGILVQAEDRVHRIGQTSNVNIHYLVAKGTADDHLWPMIQEKMNVLEQVGLSESNLSDKAVNASFHSKDPNQRSIMEMFQRSFTADDDIDEVILLEAVNHWEDTPP from the exons ATGTTAGCAGGAGAGGCTACAGTAACGTTACAA ACCTCTAAACAGAGCGTTGCTTCGGATCCTGCTACCCTGGCTCAACACACAGCTTCTGCACCAAAACGGTTTGTCCCGCCCTTCAAACAAGACTCACCTAGCTTCAATAACTACAAGCAAGGcccaaagcagcagcagcagcagcagttatCTGCTACTAGCAACCAAATCTACCAGAGTGACTCTGCTTCTACGAGACAG ATAAAAGTCATTGACCCACTTCCTCACACAAGAAATCAGCATGTGAGCAGCCCTGTTGTGTCTAGTGGAGGAAACTTTGGTGTGCCACAGCCTGTTCGCCCCAAACCTAACCTCCCCTCTAATAGCTCTGGTGGTGCAGTAGGCCCATTCTACAAGCAAACTAGTAAACCTGTCCAAAGTCCTGTGGCACAGCTGCCCTTCAACTCATCAACTTTGAATGCTGTACCTGCAAAAAAGCCTGTCATCTCTGTAAGAGGAAAATGTGCAGCTCACACAGAGGGCCGCTTCAGAGTAGAAGTGGGGTACCACACAGAGCTGATTGCTGTTTTTAAATCCATCCCCTCAAAGAACTATG ACCCTGCCACAAAGATGTGGAACTTCAGCCTGGAGGACTATCACCAGCTAA TGGTGGAAGCAGCTGCTATTGCCTCTGTGTCTTTGAGGCCTCTGGAGGGAATGGAGCCAGTGGACGTCGCAGCTGCCACTGGCCGAGCTTGTGACGGTGCGACACTGGGGGCGCTGCTGAAGCTGTGCAATGGCTGGCAGAAACCTGGAGCCACTGTGCAGGGCCAGTGCGTCCTGGTGTCTCCGACAAAGTTTGAGGTTAACGTCGGTTACCATGTCGACATCATTGCAGCATTCAAGCAGATGCCAACAAAGAACTATG ACATGAAAACAAGAAAGTGGAGCTTTTCAATTGAGGATTACAAGAAACTCT TGGATCTCCTCAGTGGGATAGCAGCAGTGGAGGTGGAGCCTCTGCCTAGGGCAGTAGTCCAGGCTTTCTCTTCCAGGTTTGACGGGACTGAAGCCAGGTCTTTAGCCGTCCCCGAAGCAGACCTCTCCACCATCGACCCCTCGCTCACCTGCAGCCTTATGCCCTTCCAGAGGGAAGGAGTCAA TTTTGCGGTGTCTAAACAAGGCCGTCTCCTCCTGGCAGATGACATGGGTCTGGGAAAGACGGTGCAGGCCATCTGTATAGCAGCCTACTACAGGTCCGAGTGGCCCTTGCTGGTGGTGGCTCCCTCCTCTGTGCGATTCACCTGGGCCGAG GCCTTCAGACGCTGGCTCCCCTCCCTGAGTCCGGACCGCATCAACGTGGTGGTGAAGGCCAGAGACAATCTGCGTTCTGGTTTGGTCAACATCATCAGCTACGATCTGCTGAGCAGGATGGACAAGCAGCAGCCAGGGAACTCCTTCAATGTTCTCATCATG GATGAGTCTCACTTTCTGAAGAACATGAAGACTGCTCGTTGTAAAGCAGCCTTGCCTCTGCTGAAG gCAGCAAAGAGAGTGATTCTTCTGTCTGGGACCCCTGCAATGTCCAGACCCTCTGAGCTCTACACCCAGATTCTGGCAGTCAGACCTACACTCTTCCCTCGCTTCCATGAGTTTGGGATGCGCTACTGCAATGCCACACAG TTGCCTTGGGGGTGGGACTACTCAGGCTCATCTAACCTTGGGGAGTTGAAGCTGTTGCTGGAGGAGTGTCTGATGTTGCGCCGCCTTAAGTGCGACGTCCTCTCCCAGCTTCCCGCTAAACAACGCAAGGTCGTCACTGTGACCATAGATGGGATCAACACCCGCATAAAAGCTGCTCTGTCAGCTGCTGCCAAGCAGTTGGCCAGTGAACAGAGCAAT aaaaggaaagagaaggAAGCCCTGCTCATCTTTTATAACCACACAGCTGAAGCCAAGCTGCAAGCCATTAT GGAGTACATCACAGACATGCTGGAGTGTGGGAGGGAGAGGTTTCTAGTGTTTGCCCATCATAAGTTAGTCCTGGATCATATCGTCACCGAACTAGTAAAAAAG AATGTCAGTCACATCCGTATTGATGGGTCCACTCCTTCAGCTGAAAGGCAACAGCTGTGTGAGAAGTTCCAGTACTCGACTAAGACCTGTGTGGCTGTGCTGTCCATCACTGCAGCTAACATGGGTCTCACCCTGCACTCTGCTGACCTGGTGGTCTTCGCTGAGCTTTTCTGGAACCCCGGG aTTCTTGTTCAGGCAGAGGATAGGGTGCACCGTATTGGACAAACCAGCAATGTAAACATTCACTACCTGGTTGCCAAGGGAACAGCTGATGATCACCTGTG gcCAATGATCCAGGAAAAAATGAATGTCTTGGAGCAAGTTGGTCTGTCTGAGTCAAACCTCTCAGACAAAGCGGTGAATGCCAGCTTCCACTCTAAG gaccctAACCAGAGGAGCATCATGGAGATGTTCCAGAGGTCTTTCACTGCAGATGACGACATAGATGAAGTCATCTTATTGGAGGCTGTGAACCATTGGGAGGACACCCCGCCTTAA